In Nostoc sp. CENA543, a single genomic region encodes these proteins:
- a CDS encoding DUF3370 domain-containing protein, whose protein sequence is MPTKLAPPLFIILLGLGLTTITGCSKGINSAVAQNSPKPEPQIIVQPGEVRPLPGKLDNIPVFNSNSPEWIKTEGILLSTFPTTNKKTPAAHLNFPFQGRFDVFAHHYTHTPKDLQTLYIGIIIQNPGKQPVTVDTLQAASYLMQDAPFVTLPPYRENNDGKVYSGPGARAVADVLRGVRQADFPSKIVIPPGQSRMLLNHPIPVRNLERPVNGRSSFMRLRSNGKVYAASLAMFAKKNADGSDRAPTLAEWQALLNNGNFAGPRDKTPTPPDATSGALIYGRVAGVSQGSQWKANLVDNPQATTLSIPQPGKGISYPLVTLRGGRLGTGQNQTAKLLVRYPDTAYEAHGNYGVEYNLSLPLKNNTNQTQKVTVTLETPLKEDKLSQSGVRFRKPSQDFPFFRGTVKLSYFDDQGKQQTRYVHLWHRTGQVLDPLVQFVMPPATRRNVQIDVIYPPDSTPPHVLTVRTL, encoded by the coding sequence ATGCCAACTAAATTAGCACCACCTTTATTCATCATTCTATTAGGGCTAGGTCTAACTACAATTACTGGATGTTCTAAGGGGATAAATTCAGCCGTTGCCCAAAATTCACCCAAACCAGAACCCCAAATCATCGTCCAACCTGGAGAAGTGCGACCTTTACCTGGGAAATTAGACAACATTCCTGTATTTAATAGCAATAGTCCAGAATGGATTAAAACCGAGGGCATTTTACTTTCTACCTTCCCCACAACTAATAAAAAAACCCCAGCCGCACACCTCAATTTTCCTTTTCAGGGGCGGTTTGATGTCTTTGCTCACCACTATACTCACACCCCCAAAGATTTACAAACTTTATATATAGGAATTATTATTCAGAACCCTGGAAAACAACCTGTAACGGTTGATACCCTACAAGCAGCCAGCTACTTAATGCAGGATGCACCCTTTGTCACCTTACCCCCTTACCGCGAAAACAATGATGGGAAAGTCTACTCCGGGCCAGGGGCGAGGGCTGTGGCTGATGTGCTGCGGGGTGTGCGCCAAGCTGACTTTCCTTCTAAGATAGTCATTCCACCAGGACAAAGCCGGATGTTGTTGAATCATCCCATTCCCGTGCGAAATCTGGAAAGACCTGTCAATGGTCGGTCTAGCTTTATGCGCTTACGAAGTAATGGCAAAGTGTATGCAGCAAGTTTAGCCATGTTCGCTAAGAAAAACGCTGATGGTTCTGACCGCGCCCCAACACTGGCGGAATGGCAAGCTTTACTTAATAACGGTAACTTTGCCGGGCCAAGGGATAAAACTCCTACACCTCCCGACGCTACTAGTGGGGCATTAATTTATGGACGGGTGGCTGGTGTTTCTCAAGGTTCGCAATGGAAAGCAAACTTAGTAGATAACCCCCAAGCCACTACTCTTTCCATTCCGCAACCAGGAAAAGGGATTTCTTACCCCCTAGTTACTTTGCGGGGTGGTCGGTTGGGTACTGGACAAAACCAAACCGCCAAATTGCTGGTACGGTATCCTGATACAGCCTATGAAGCGCATGGTAATTATGGCGTGGAATATAATCTCAGTTTGCCTTTAAAGAACAATACCAATCAAACTCAAAAAGTAACAGTTACTTTAGAAACACCTTTAAAAGAAGACAAATTATCTCAAAGTGGCGTGCGTTTTCGCAAACCATCCCAAGATTTTCCCTTTTTTAGAGGTACGGTGAAGCTGAGTTATTTTGATGACCAAGGAAAGCAACAAACGCGCTATGTTCATCTCTGGCACAGAACAGGTCAAGTTTTAGACCCATTAGTACAGTTTGTCATGCCACCTGCTACTAGAAGGAATGTGCAGATAGACGTGATTTATCCGCCTGATTCTACACCCCCCCATGTGTTAACAGTACGAACATTATAA